The Oreochromis niloticus isolate F11D_XX linkage group LG4, O_niloticus_UMD_NMBU, whole genome shotgun sequence DNA segment gtgaaaataaagaaacaaagcaaTGGGAATTGGCTCTTGCATACACTTGGACACAACTTTACTCAGAAACCAATGTAAATATCTGCATATTACTTTTCTTTTCCCCTTTCACTCCTCACTGATCCACCCCaccctgcagctgtgcagcaggtcagtgctccctctccctctctctctctctctccctcccagtCTGGCTCTTTGGTTCTCACCATAAAAAAGCTGCCAATCTGGCTGGAAGAAGACATAATTGCCATTATGACTGCTGCGGCCCTGCACATCACACAGTATGCTGATTGTTCCTCAGAGCGGGAGGAGGAAGGGGGAGGAAAACACTGTCTGCTCTGTGCAGACGCCACACAATATTATCATAGCGTGACTACAGctcatccacacacacagacacacacagacagggtctctactcactttttttttttcagcccgCTCAGACTCTGTAATCTTTAAGCTAAGTGCAGAGCAAACACGGGTTTCTATAGGGATAAAAATCCATACAccactgccttttttttttaaaaagaaataaatcttGTAACTGTCAAGCCCTGGGtaaacacacacttacacacacagtgcCACCACCAATAGGAAAAGATAGAAGGCCTGAATGGAAAAGCAGCTTGTACCAGAACAGGAACGCCCAGttaatgtgtgcgtgtgtgtgcttcTGAGAGCATACGGAGCTGAGGTTTTTGGGAAAGCTGACCTTACCCCGGGTCCAAGTCCACTTCTTCAGCTCCAAAAATTAAAAGgtcacaaacacattaaaagtaCTTACACTTTAACAACTCCATAACatcaataaataattttaaaatagcTTCAGCAAACATGTTACACACATCCTGGTGTAAAAGCAGCTCTGTGCAGAGGATGTGAGAGCACTGATTAGCTGCAGGAAATATCCATTCCCACAATAGTAAACTGATGTATTGCGAAGGGAAACGTCTTTATCCTTGATACTAGATTATGCGGCGGATTCGGCCGACGGCACAAAGGAAAGGGGCCAGGGAGTCCCACCTCCACGGGTGGAAGAAAACTGTGCTGCATCTGCATGCGTGTGAGAAAGCAACAACCGCACGTGCCGCTCGAGGGATTTGAAGGTAGGATCTCGCAAGCCGCATCAAAGCCATTAGACTCGCTCAACAGACTTTATTCAAGCGTTTGCCGCTCGCTGAGCAAGTCGAGCCAGATTtcaattttttgttttggtttgtttcccCCCTTGAAACCTTAAATTCTGCCCGAAGCGTCAGAGAGCGCAGAATTTGGTTTATTTGCTCAAACAGTTTGGAAACTGAGTTTACAGAAGGATTTTTGAATCTcataactacaaaaaaaaagggggggaaaagttATAAAGTTAAAGGTTTATTTGATTAAAAGCACTGCTCCAGTCTCACACAACTGTTAAGGAATATTACAGCAGGCCAGGGGCCAATCATATTTATCAGGAAAATAAATTGTTAAGCATTTAAAGGTCTATAAGGTCATAAAAGGTCACTGACACCAGGCCTATAACTGCATATTTTACTGCATTCAAACAGCCGTTCTTCAGGTGTGAATAGTTACATTTTAGAGTCTGTGCATCAAACAGAGCTGAAAAccttttaaattattaatattaagTAAATTAGAAAATAGTCTGCGGGCCAGCTGGCACGCCCGATTTGGCCCCGCAGGCTATAAATGGAGTATTGCTGCCATAAAGACAGCTTTAATGACGCCGCTAATGTTCACCTCCCTCACTTTAATGGAGGTTTTAATTACGCGTTTTAGCCCCGAGGTCACAGAGGTTCAGGATATCAGAATATCTTATATTCAGAGGTATGCAAATGTTAGTTAAATTGTTTCAAGTCAATCTTGTAAACACAAGGAAAGTCATTCAGATCTGTTAAACTTGCACATTTACATCTTTGTAAAGGCACAATCAGAGcttctttattcatttattgcttgagtacctaataaagtgacctcTAATCAATGCTTAATAGCCACCTCTGTGTTCCTGGATGATTTGGCTGAGCCACTTCAAACTctttctgcaaactttttaTGCAACAAGGATCGGCGAGTCATGTGAAATTTAGTGTCATATGACAGGTCCTCTGCAGCCTTTTCACACAGGACTACTGCACAAAGTCTCTGTAAAAGTGCAATAAATCTATTTTAAACAGAGACAGAACTGATGACTTCATGGTTTATTAAGACATACAGGGACATCTTTCATCCTGTAACCATGACAAGAAAGTAAAGGTTTGCTTAATATAATAGACAATAAGAATTATCGAGCAGTGGATTGTGTGTGAGGCCACAActaaattgaaataaataaaaactctaTCTAGACTTCCTTTCACACACTTACACGACAGCTAAAACCAGTTGCATTATAGACATAACAGTCTCTTTGGATATCTATGACATTTCAGCTGTCTgaacagtaagaaaaaaatgctGTACTTGTTCAAACAAGTAAATACTGGAAAGCATTAAAACAGGAAAGCATCGCCACCGTTTCCCATTCAATAAGTCGTTCAGTTACAGCACTGCATGTATGACAGTACACAGTCTTGAAGCTGACCCAGGATCAGGCTGAAGTGTTCAGTTTGACAAACAAAAGGGGTAAACCAGAGGAGCAAAGACAGTCGTTTCTAACAGAGCAGCCAATTAATCCGTTTTCTTGCCGGCGGCCAGCTTGTCGACGTGTTGAGCGAAGGTCTCGGCCACAATCAGAGGgaacaccagagaagcatcggCGTATACCTGAGAACCAAGAACAGAGCAGCTGATCACTTTTCTATtataaaaatcatatttttaaacaatGATGCTGTATTATTGTTGTTCACTGAAGTGAAACTAGACAGTTTTCCTATTTATGCTTTTCAGTGCCTTGGATGCACTCTGAGCACAAACACTGTGCAGACACTGCCACCTTGAGGCCAAAATGAGGAACACATCTCCTAGTTGCACCACCAACCATTTTTCCCCTTCTGTTTGACTGGTTCTCGTTCCTTCGTTGCGGGCACAGCAAACTGTTGCTCTGCTTTGTTGCCTCGCTACCGTTTCTGTTCCAgtatgaaaatatatctaaaCACTTTGAATGCCCCTAAAACTGATTTCACTGGAAAAGAAGGACGGCAAATGAAGGAACTCTCCAAAGATGGAACAATGAAAGCAATAAAAACGCAGGTAGCTCAGATCAAACAGAGGGAAATTCTTTGTTATTAAAAACTCACCGGCCACTTCAATATGCACATCTATTCATACACTGCTGAACTACTGGGATTTGCATACAAGAGAGtgatctcaaactggttttcGGAACaggacaatgagttcactgtactcaaatcaccagaccacagtcaccagatctcaaacCAGGGGAACggctttgggatgtggtgaaacaacaaagtctcatcagaaagccgacaaatctgcagaaaCTGTGTGATGCAGTcctgtcaatatggaccaaaatatGTGAGGATagtttccagcaccttggaGAATTAATGCAGTTTTGAAGGTAAAAGGGGTCCGATCCAGCAGCACCAAGgcatacctaataaagtggccgtGACTCTATGTTAAGCATGACAAAACCGCCCCTCAGCCTCTTAGTAGCACctattgtgtaaatgtaaaaatctaaggtgattttcagaaaagttgacctctgaccttgaggttcAGGTTACTGAGATCCAAACTGCACTTACAGTATGAATTTGAAAATCCCGTGTTCACAAACACCCTGATATTACCCCATCAACCTTTGACAGCTAACAAGTAAAAACCCATTAATTCAATATACTAGCTTTAGCTTCTTAGACATTACCCAGTAGTCATGAAAACAAATGTTTGGATCAGTCTGGCCAGCAGTTATACGATCTCAACCCTGCTAACCGACAATTGCAATGTCTCCTTGATGCCTGAATGATCCCACAAGTGCATGGAGCTGATGTGTCCAGTACAGCAAGCGTATGGGTGTTATGTACTCCACTCTTAAATCAAACAAAGGAGTTTTCAGTTCTTAAAACATCTCAGAAACTGACTTGtgtgctaaaaagaaaaaaaaaaaaaaaacaaccaaaaaaaatccCCCGAAGACATCTCAAAATCTGATGTAAATAAAGACCATCTGACGTAAAAACAGGAGGTAAAGTTGACATTTATCATCACCTTAACAGGTTTGGCATCTGTTCTGATCTTGCCCCAAGATACAGCCTCGTCAGGTCTGGCCCCCGAGTCGGAGCCATCAAACTCCTGCCCCGTGTTCACATACACCACGTAGTCAGCTCCATTTCTCtggcaggagagagagagagtgtcaAAACAGGATGCTGATTAGGTTTGTGAGGAAGGTTGCTTTACTCGTTTAAACTTGTTAATATTTCTCGAAATAAGAACAATTTCTTATGAAAGGTTCACAGTAACTTACAGGTAGAACATTTCACAAGTATTACAGTGAATCTGTGAAGTAACTGCAGGCTGTAACTGTTAAAGCAGCTACAGTGGAAATACTCAAAGCCAGCCCACGTTCCTCAGATTTGTACTCAAGTAGAACCTCGTAGGTACAACCTAATTTATCAAACTTTTTCAGAAGTGAGAAAAGTTCAAGCTAAAGATCAAAGAATTTAGTTACCATAAGATTTGCGTTGGCTATATGATGTTTGACCAGCCCCCCTCCCAGGATGATCATCCCCGTCCTCTTGGCGAAAACCGCCTGGCTGTTCAACCTGCGAATATCTGAAAATAAAGCGCGCATTAGCAACACGAAACGACTAAAAACCTGCGTGGCGAGCTTGTTCCGCAACATCGCCGCTGCTTCAAACCTTCTACGATGTCCAGAATCAAGCCGGGGTTCTTATACGAGTGGAAGTAGATCATGTCGCCAAGAGAGCCGTCTGTCAGAGCGGGGCTGAACACCGGGATGTTATTCTGAAAAGTAACACGACAGCACATTTAGCCACTAAACAGCACAGCCAGTGCAAAGTAAGCAAAGCAAGTGAGAGCAGAAGGAGGTGCATAACCACCTTGTACGCCCAGTAGTAGACAGAGTCTGTATTATTTATCTCCTTTCCAAGTCGGTGGATCATTTTGGAGGGAGTCCAGCGGGTGCCCTGGAATCACAGAAACTTCTTATTATtcctaattttttttaagttgtatATTACATATTAAACCTAACAAGTGCATAAGACTAACAACTATTGTTGCAGTAGGCTTTGGGGTGCAGGGAGAGACTCACCTCTGTGTTCTGCTCCAGCAACATCTGGTCCAGGATGGGCATCAGCCAGTCTTCAAATTTACAGTAGTTATCGTTGGGCACCACCAGATTACCAATTCTACAGCCAGTGAGGACACAGGGAAACGGACAAAATCAATACATCAGCAGGTTTTTCTATGTCAACCAAGGTCACAGATGAGCACCTGCCTGTCAAATCCTTGCACCAACACAACATGTGCCATTTGTGATGAAAGCATAAAGATAAGAAAAGACATACAGAGAAACTTGTGCACGATTATGAGGTCAAACACTGTGTCCTTGGGTTAGATACTGTACCCCGAGTTGCCTCCAGCGCATCCATCGGGGTGatcagagtgtgagtgtgtgtgactggTAGATATAAGTGCTTCGGTATCGATAAaagcagtgtatgaatgtgtgtgtgactgggtgaatgagacttgTGGAAAGGTCTTATAAATTGTGTTATATAAGCACCAGTCCAATCCAATCCATTTAGTTTAATGGCACTGCTTCCTCTCTGTGCAGTGCCATCGATCATAAAGCGAATAagcatgttttctttaaagtggacctattattgctttgccttatatactgttcatctacactgtttaaaaaaagtttcaaaAGGGGAAGTCAAACAGAAGAAAGCCAGGGGGATGAGCTAAAACGGAAGCTGAAGAGTGGCCacaacaaacagttttatattttactattaatatttttattttacatgttaGCTTACAGATACACTGCGGCAGCCCTAACAAACCTGTTGATGCCTCTCAGGCGGAGCTCCTTGCCGGGGAGGCTGAAGTCTCCCAGGTAGGTGTGAGCCAGGCACTTGATTAAATCCTCCTCGACGCCTCCTGCTGTGGTTACAATCACATCCACCTGACGCAGAGGAACAGATTCTAAGAAACCGGGTGACTGATTTAGAACTTATGTGGATCGTTACATGAGACGTGTCATTATGTACCATTTTGTGCTGCGCCAAATAGCGGATGCTTTCTCTGACTCCGGAGCTGATGAGGTTGGAGGTGTACCCCAAGAAGATGGTGCAGCCTGACTTTGGGGTTTCCGACTCATTTCCTTCCCCTTCCTCCACTGGTTCGAGACGCTTCTCGATCTGTGGTGGCCGAAATCATTGGTGAGCAACAGATAAACAGATATCGCAAACATACAACGTGGATCACTATGGCAACAAACACACCTTACAAGTGAGGCCAAACACAACAGCGTTGAGCAGCTGGCTCCAAAACCACCGCTGGCTCAATGTCAAACCTTCATCAAAGTCAACAAATTTGTACTTTTGCACTCCATCTCCAAGTTTTGAGGTAAACAGAGCGCAGGATAAAAGTGAGGTTTGATTGTGGGTGTGACACATGTGCCCGGTCTGGAGTGACTGATAAGCCTTTTGGATGAGGAGGGCGAATAAAAGTCTCTCAGTGTCAGTGGAGCAAGACTCCAGGAAGTTAAAAGCTTTTAgggttctttgttttgttttgttttttttaaatagtgacATATTCATATCAATATGATCCCTATGATTCCCATCAATAGGATTCCTCTTGTACTGCAGTGGAAGAAGAAATGCCAAAAGATGCACATAGCATAACCTGGGCAAGCAAAACCAAAACTATCTATAAGACAAAAGGAGAAGGTGTGGGTGCCAGACACCTTGTAGTCGTTTACTGAAAGTTAATAACCCCCCCCAAAGGCATTCCTCTCACCATGGTGTTGATCTCCTGGATAGCCAGGGCTAAGCTGCTGGCCTGGAAACCCGTGGTGAGATAGGACTTCAGCACCGCATGGAGATCGACTCCCTGGTTGAAGTCGTAACCTCTGATTTTCGGCATGTCCTTGGGGAGGTCACAGCTAGGCTTCAGGACAGCCTCCATGGCAACTGAGGGCGCCTGGTCTGCCATCTTTTCTGCAAAAGACAATCACCAAACAGAGACTCTTTGAGATTTCCACAGAGATGGGCCTTCTTGGAGGTTTTCAGCATATtttaggtaaaaaaaataaataaatataacgCACACTTGCAGATCCAGCTTATTCAGGATGTTATTTATTTGAATGTGCAAATGTTGGGAAGAACATTTTCCTGAAACATTTGGTTACTGGAGTGTTTGCATGTAAAGAAACTAAAGTTAGTGGATTCCTAGTAAAAATTTGAATAACTGAATTCCTGGAAAGGCTAGCAGCATGTTTCTAAGGTGGATGTCCATCCTGCAGATTCCTTTAAAGTGCACCTACTGCAGTTTTCCTGATTTTCTATACATCATTCATTACAGTGCTAAAAACCTCATAGAAAGGTCAACATATGCAAAAGTAATCCATGTGAACCAGAAGTGGAGACTATATACTGCTTTGTTTTTGGGCCTCCGAATGATGTCAGTGAGGGAGGATTTCTTCATTTGGTCAGCTAAGGCTCTGTGAACAACAGCTCCACCCATCTGCTATTGAAACCTTCTGTTTCCgagggcagccaatcagaagaaagcaggTTTTTAGGGAAGCGGTTGAGGGCAGGtacaagataaataaggattattttaacTGTTATTTACATAAAGATACTCTAGTAGATTCCATAAGTAAAAacatggagctggaaatgagcagatAGCAGGTCTGTTGTATATTCTCGTATCTGGTGGCTCAAAATCTCTTTAATTTCATACCGTAGTTGAAGTGAAGGAAAATAACTTGTATATTTATTACCACAGCAATGTACTGCAGTTACATTGCTATAGATCTGCTGCACAGTTTACTCAACTATGCTGTAATTTTACTCGTTAACACTTTACATAAACATATGGCAAGCTTATAAAATCAGCTATCTGATTTTATGAGTACTAACGCTGTGAGAGGTGACTGGGCATTGATTTATCAGGATATTCTAATACTTATTTTGAGGATTACATATCTGGTGATTTCGTTAATGCACATGCTAATGTGAGAGTAAGCAGATGAATATTTTAAGTGTAAATGCGACTTATGGCCATCACGTTGGTTTTGatgagcttttaaaaaaataacatcgATTTCACAGCCACAAAATATCTAAACTTTAAAAATCCTGTGGTTTAGATGTAAAATTCCACTTATTTTTGGAAGAAATGCCTTTGTACAGGGACTTGTCTTTATTAAAAGAGCATATGGCGTTTAGCAGGTGCTAAAACATCaatgaaaacatacaaaatCCATGTGATCAGACGTTAGCTAGAAGCTAACTCTGAGTCAAACTAGCTTGAATCGCGACTTAACATCTAAAAGAGAAATGAAGACATACCTGTTCTTGAAGAGGCGTCAGGTGATGAAGAAGGCTGAGCAATAAACGGCTGTCACTACgcgcaaaaaaacaaatattgaagATTTGTATTCCCCTAAACGTCGCATGGATCGCCTGTGAGAAACGAGCTACTTCTACGGAAAGTGAAAAGGGACAAATGTGACCCAGgttgccctttttttttttagctactCTACCTTTGTGATGTtcacagtgtttttatttctcatCTTCCACATATAGACAAATAGTAATATTTTAGGAGATTTTTTTCCCACCCCTTCTTAGATCTCCGCAGAATTCCGTGAAGTTTCCCATTGTTTTGAGTGTCAATCAGTCCAGTGAGGGCTAATCACAAATCCTTTTTATGCTACACCCACCAGTTGCAGTCAGCCATGATCACTAATGAGAAATTAACAGGCCTTGACCATTTCAAGTTAAAACACAGTATAGAACCTTCAGCACCACTTATTAAAAGATTTGGGTGTAAAAGATAGTGTTGGGCCTGTATGTATACTGTTGAggctgtgtggattagagaaaatcctaaatttccaattcttgtttttttaagtcatgCCCATGAggagtgtatgtaaacttctgacatAACTTTAGATGAATACTGTAATACTATGCAGTATGTTTTAATATTAGGGGAATATTTGACcttgttaaaatatttttctctaTATCAAACACATTGTGAGAGCTCAGCAGTGTGTCACACATGCATTCGTTTCCCATCTGCCctgatgtaattaaaaaaaaaaaacttgtccTAAAATTTGTCATTCATCAGGACCCACTAATCACTGAACTCAAAAAGAGTCAGATGAGCTCAAACTTTTGTACTATCATAAAATCTTCTGTCAAAGTACAGACACATAATCTTGGTTTAAGGGCAGACCACATCTCTGAAGCACAGCCTCCAGCAGTGCCTGTGAAGAGATGTGATGTTTGTGACATTTCCACCACTGTGTTGTCTGACCTTTTCTATCACAGAGTCTTTGAACTGGCCCCAAcagggaattaaaaaaaataaacagaggaGGGTACAGGTCAAAAGGAGGAGTCGGGAGCATCTCTGAGCAGATGCTCCTGTATAACCTGAGCTGTTTAGATCAGGTAAGTGACTGGTGTAACTCATTTTCCTGCTGCTAACTTTGGTGTCATAGGAGtacattttatttctgtgtttttgctcTCAAGACAATGTCAGGAAagatgtgcagcagcagcagcagtgttatTCAGGCACAAAAACTGGTGGATCAACTTCGGGTAGAGGCAAGCATGGAGAGATTCAAGGTGGGTAAGAAACTAAATCACCTTTATAGAGGCGGGCAGATTGATATAAATATTAATTGGATTGATACTAAGCATGATTTGGTTGATATTTGTTTCCATCCTCTACGTTCAGTATGTAGATCACTAAATTGTATTAAATTAAtactttttttggggggggggataaaatactataatttcAGCACGCGCTATGAATAATGTCTGAatctttttgtgtttattgtcacatcagttttatttaaagccttcagcacatttaaacaacagaagcagatccaaagtgctttagacacatacacatttacattccaggtctccaaaaaaccaaaaacagttacaaaatacatagAAATCTGAAATGTGTTTTGTAGTGTTAATTGTTGAATGTAAAAATCAGTGTTTTAGTGGTCATTAAGatgtgttcagaatttgaaAACTTATGATTCCTCTGGTTGAATTTATGACACACTGCCCTCCCGACATAAGCTGGCGACATAAGTTAAAGGTATCAGTATCTGTATTTACCTGGTATTGGATCAATAttaatttttagtattttacaCTTTAATTGCTCCATTAAAGTCCCTCCTTCTCCAAAGTactgaataaaatatatatatatatatatatatatatatatatatatacatatatatacatattcattttattttattttttaaacatccCATGCTCACTGTCCAACAGTTTTTCATACTTGTGTCTAAAATCCAGTCAACTCTCTGCCCCAGCAGATCTCtctgacagcagcagatttAGTCCAGTACTGTCAGGAGCACAGGCGCAGCGACCCCCTGCTCACCGGCATAGCCGCTTCATCCAATCCCTTCAAAGATAAGAAGACCTGTGTGATTCTTTGACGGCTCCCAGACGGCGCTGTGAGGAAAACCTCTGTCTGAGAACACAACCACGAACATGCACTGTGTAAACGATAATACATGTTCTCATCTGGGAAATCACAAAATAATCCACGCACTTGATTTTTAGAACATTTAATGTTGTCTTCTGTGGAAACAGTCTCTCAGCACGTTTGTAAATGATTTTTGGTCAATATTAAAATCACACACAGCATATGGACACAAATAATAACGCTTTCTTGACTGTATTCAAATAAATAGCTATAGAACTACGATCAGTGTGTCACAGCAATAAATACTTTACTGTACATGAAACATTTAAGTTAATTAAGTAATTATTGTTGTATAATGCCAGTTTACATATGAGATTcaataaatgtattaaaattaCAAACATTTACATGTCTGTGGTTTCAGTGGTTTGAACATAGCATATTTAAAGTGTCTTTAAGAGTGATTAGGTCAGTAGTGgcacaaaatgaaaattttgGGGGAAAACATTGGaaataaacatttgtttttttcatctgtAGAAAAATCTTGTCAGTGGCTCAAACAagatagaaataaaaataataaaaatacaatgtGAGGGTTTGTGACAAAACGAAAATACCTGAAATATCCTCCACCACACATTTACAACTAAATTAAACAACTGAAAGCAGTCATTTCAAAATagtttacttaaaaattaaaaataacctGATTGGTCATCATCTGTCGTCATTGtcatctcttctcttctcttttgtGTTCGTCTGTTTACTCAGCACTTACATGACTGTTGATATAGCCAGGCTTCCAGGCAACGGCAgcttctttatttgttattatacGTTTGTTGATTTGTATAGAGACACAGAACAACACAACAAAGACCGGGGTTCCTGTTTTCAGTGTTGCCATGTAGTTTCTTCCACTTCATTTTCGGGGCCTCCAGATTTGCACCCTGACATCACCGGACGCTACGGCGAGGACTCCGGCCTCCACGCTCAGCTGAAAGTTTTCACACAGTGCAGTGAGAGAAacgagagggagagagcagacACATGAACAATG contains these protein-coding regions:
- the dhps gene encoding deoxyhypusine synthase, whose product is MADQAPSVAMEAVLKPSCDLPKDMPKIRGYDFNQGVDLHAVLKSYLTTGFQASSLALAIQEINTMIEKRLEPVEEGEGNESETPKSGCTIFLGYTSNLISSGVRESIRYLAQHKMVDVIVTTAGGVEEDLIKCLAHTYLGDFSLPGKELRLRGINRIGNLVVPNDNYCKFEDWLMPILDQMLLEQNTEGTRWTPSKMIHRLGKEINNTDSVYYWAYKNNIPVFSPALTDGSLGDMIYFHSYKNPGLILDIVEDIRRLNSQAVFAKRTGMIILGGGLVKHHIANANLMRNGADYVVYVNTGQEFDGSDSGARPDEAVSWGKIRTDAKPVKVYADASLVFPLIVAETFAQHVDKLAAGKKTD
- the LOC100711863 gene encoding guanine nucleotide-binding protein G(I)/G(S)/G(O) subunit gamma-7; this encodes MLLYNLSCLDQTMSGKMCSSSSSVIQAQKLVDQLRVEASMERFKISLTAADLVQYCQEHRRSDPLLTGIAASSNPFKDKKTCVIL